The DNA sequence AGTAAAAACATCGCCGGTGTTGGAGTTGCGTTTTACCTCTTACTGGGTTTTAGAGCGTATCTTCGCGACCAAGGTTATTATCAATCAATGCAAATTACTCCACCTAATTTGGCTGAGTATATTGATTTGGTGGCATTAGGTACTGTTGCTGATGTGGTTAAGCTTGATACCAATAACCGTATATTAGTGCATCAAGGGTTGGCGCGAATTAAAAGTGGATTATGCCGCCCGGGGATTAGAGCCTTATTAGCCATGAGCAACAAAGACCTCAATAAGGTCAAGTCGTCTGACTTTGGTTTTGTTATTGGCCCTAGGTTAAACGCAGCAGGTCGTTTGGACGACATGTCATTTGGGATCCGTTGTTTATTAACAGAAGACTATGGTCAGGCACTTAAAATGGCTGAAGATCTCAATGACTTGAACAACGAGCGCAAAGACATTGAGCAAGGCATGCGTCTAGAGGCTGAAGCCGTTGTAAACGACCTTACCTTATCTGAGGGAGATGTACCTGCGGGCATTTGTGTGTACAAGCCCGACTGGCATCAGGGTGTTATTGGTATCGTTGCAGGTCGACTTAAAGAAAAGTATTACCGACCAACCATTGCGTTTGCAAAAGCCGACGTAAGCGCGACAGGAGACAGCGAATTAAAAGGCTCTGCACGTTCGATTCCTGGGTTACATATTCGAGATATATTGGACGAAGTAAACACTAAGTACCCAGGAGTAATCCTAAAATTTGGTGGTCACGCGATGGCAGCTGGACTCAGTATCATCGAGAGCAAGTTGGCAGAGTTTCAAAGTGCCTTTGAAACGGTCCTAAACCAACACTTAACTGAAGATGTATTGACGCAAGTCATCTTAACCGATGGTGAGCTACCTGCAGATTGTTTTACTGTTGATTTTTGTCAGCAACTAGCGGATGCAGGACCTTGGGGTCAAGGTTTTGCCGAGCCCACCTTCGATGGCGTGTTTACCATTATTAATCAACGCCTAGTCGGCGCAAAGCATTTAAAACTGGTGCTCTCAGACCGACATGGTCAATTGTTTGATGGCATCCACTTTAATGCCGACCTTAGTCAGTGGCCAAATCCCCATTGTGACCAAGCACAGATCGTTTATCAGCTCGATATCAATGAGTTTAGAGGAAACATCAACGTTCAATTGTTAGTTAGGGACATTACTCAAGCGTAAATAAAAAAGCGGCATGAAGTATACAAACATGCCGCTTTTTTTGTCTTCAACAGTGCTGTTTACTGCTTTATCTGCAAACTCGTATGCAACGAACTCTTATAGGCCTTCACCGCAGGTATCATACCGATAACCACACTACCTAATAAAACAAAGGTCAATAGCCAAAGCGTCTCAACGGTCAATACGTTAGCATCGATAAATAACCCCATTTGTGTGGCTAAGTACTGTTGAGCCATCATCATCCCAAGCCACAACACCACCACCGCAACAATCATAGACACCAAAGTTATGATTATGACCTCTAGTTGAATTAGGCTAAAGACAAAAACAGGACGTGCACCTAGGGTTCTAAAAATAGCGATTTCACGGGTCCGCTCTTTCATAGTGGCAAGTAACATAGTGCTCATGCCAATGAGAGTCGTTAGTAAAACCAGACCTGCTATTACCTGTAAAACCACTTCGATAGAGCCGACAATTTGCCAAAGTTGAGTCAATGCAACACCAGGTAAAATGGCAGAGATGGGCTCACCTTTGAAGTCGTTTGCCCATTTTTGCATGATCAAACTGGCGTAACGCGCTTTGAGTCCTACGAATATCGCCGATACTTTTGTTTCGTTATCGTCGACATCAGCTGCTTTATGCGCAGAGAGGAGATGTTCGCTGTGATCATGGTCGTGGCCATGATGTCCATGAGCTTCGTGCTCTTCATGCTCTTCATGCTCTTCGCCGTGCATGAGCGCTAAGCCATGAAAATTAATGTGTAACGTTTGATCTACTGGTGTTCCTGTTTTATCGAGAATACCAACCACCTTAAAAGGAGTCCCATCATGATGGGTAAAACTGGTTACGCCAGTACCATGGGACAAGACGATGTCATCACCAACCTGGTAGTTAAATTTACTGGCGATATCCGCACCTAAAACAAGATCAAAATCCTGTTGTGGCTCATTGCCAATTGCAAAGCTCAGGGCTTGTTTGTTGCCATATTTAAAATGTTCATAATATTGTGAAGTTGTAGCCAGCACACGATGGCCTTTGTGGGAGTCACCTAATGCAATTGGCGCAGCCCAACTCACCATAGGGTGATCTTTTAATGTTTGATATGTTTGCCAACTGATCGCTTGACCGGTTTCTCCTATCCTAAACACTGAGCCCAATAGTAAGTTAAGTGGTCCGGTGCGAGGGCCAACTATTAAATCGACACCCGATACGGTGCGACTAAAACTTTGTTTGGCTTGCGCTCGAATATGCTCGACCGCCAACAACACAAAAATACTGATGGTCAAAGCCAACACCGTCAGTAACACGGTACCTTTGCGGTTGACCAAACTCTGTTTGGCGATATTAACAAACATCCTGCGCTTGCCCCTGTACTTGGTTAATCGACTCTATATCTAATACGTTGCCAAAGTGGCTTGCTAGTGTTTTGTCGTGACTGACAAACACCAACGTCGCTTGTGATTCGTCAGCGAGTTTAAACAGCAATTCAATAAATGCGTCACGGCTATTTTGGTCCAACGCTGAAGTCGGTTCATCGGCAATCAATAACTCTGGCTTATTGATCATAGCGCGTGCAATGGCGACTCGTTGCTGTTGACCTACGCTCAATTGGGACGCAGGTTGTGAAAGGATTGAATGGGGTAATTGCAAACTTTCAATTAAATGGAGTAAATGAACTTCGACCTGTTCTTTTACAGCGGGCTTAGCTGTGAAATAGTCGGCCAATAAAATATTGTCTCGTACCGATAAATAAGGGATCAAATTTAGCTGCTGAAATACAAAACCTATGTGTTGAGCTCTAAATTTGTCTTTTTGTTTGTTTTTAAGCGTTGCCAAGTCAGTATCAAGAATTGCAATACTGCCAGAGTTTGGCTCAACCATGCCGGTTAAAATATTGAGCAAGGTTGACTTGCCCGACCCAGATGGCCCGTACAAAAAGACATGTTCTCCCCGCTGAACTTCCCAACTACCAATTGACAATATGGTTCGTTCAGGCGCTTGCGGGTAACTAAACTTGAGCTTACTCAACTTAATCACGTTGTGATTGGACATAAAGGCTCCTCGATTTTATTACCGCTCATAATAACCAATCGGACAAAAAAAAGCAGTGAAGTCCACTGCTTTTTAGAATAGTTATTAGTGACATAGCATGTAACACTAGGTCACCAAAGTAGGTTGCTATCGAGTTTTACTTCACAATAGTCATCTCGTCGATGATGTTTTGCGCGCCATCGATGTATTCCATTGTCCACAGCATAAACGGTACGCTAGTGTGAATAGCACGGTTTAACTTAGGATCGTAATCCCAGTCACCTATGATAGATTCGTAAACACCATCAAACACTAAACCAACAAACTCACCTTTGTCATTTAATGTTGCAGAACCTGAGTTACCGCCTGTAATGTCTAGGGTTGATAGGTAATTTACCGGAACAGACCCTAGTTTTTCATTTTTGTATGGTCCGTACTTCTTCGCAGCAATGGCTTCGCGAATGTTCGGGAACAAATCAAACTCGTCGTCACCCGGAATGTATTTCGCTAACATACCTTCAAGTGAGGTAAATGGTGTCGCGTATAATCCATCCTGAGGTGAGTAGCCTTTTACGTTGCCGTAAGTGATACGAAGTGAAGAGTTCGCGTCTGCATAAACGGCTTCACCACGGCTTTTCTTAAAGGCGATCATAGCTTCCATATACGCAGGACGAGCTTGTTGCAATTTACCGCTTAGCGCTTTGTCTTGCTCTTCTTTGGCCATTGCAACGTCATACATAGTAACTGCATATTGAATGAATGGATCGTCACTTTTCTCAAAGTCCTCGACTGATTTTTCCATCCAAGCCAAACGAGCTTCTGCCGTAGTTAGCTCTGTCTCAGCGTACATTTTGTTGATCTTGTCTTCCAATGCCTTCATGTCCAAACCTTGGTCTAAGCCAAAGTAAACATCAAAAGTCTCGTTGCGCTTTTCAGCTGGAAGCGTCATGTATTCTTTAACAAAGTGTAGGAACAATGCTTTATCTACTTGCTCATCAAAGCGTTTGTTGAGCACTTTCATACCTTGCTCAAAACGACGCATATCACGGTCTTGGAAACCACGACGACGCTCTACATTTGGCTTTTGCTTTTCGTGCGCTAATCGATACAAATTAGATGCAACTCGCATCATGCTGCCACGACTCACAAGACCTAACAACGTATCTGCTTCTTGATCTTTTTGCGATTCTAGAATCAGTGCATTTAAGGTATCGAGGGCCTTACCATATTTGGCTTTGCGGTTTTTATCTGCGTTAATCCAAGCTTTTAAGTCATTGTTTAACTGACGTTTACGCTCAAGCATGTCGCCTTTGTTGTAGCTCTCAATCATTGAGCCGTAGTTTTTGGCGTAATTAGCTAAACCCGCAATCGTACCTGCGTACTTGATACGAGCGTCACTGCCCTCTTCTGAGTTTGCTTTGATAACATCAATATACTCTTCTTGAAGGCGCTTAGAACGCGGATAGACATTGGTAAATTGATTTTCAACTTCGACGTCGGTTCGGTAGCGATTTGTTCGGCCTGGGTAGCCCAACACCATCACGTAATCACCTTCATCAACGCCATTTGCATTTACTTTCAAAAATGCATCTGGTTTAAACGGCACGTTATCTTCTGAGTAATCAGCTGGCTTGCCATCTTTACCAACATAAGCGCGATAAAATGACCAGTCACCAGTATGACGAGGCCACATCCAGTTGTCCGTATCACCACCAAACTTACCAATACTTGAAGGCGGTGCGTAGACTAAGCGAACATCGCGAATAGCGAGCTGTTTAATTAAAAAATATTCTGCGCCACCGTGGAAGCTGTAAACACTACAACGGTAATCTTGTGATGCTTCACAGTCTGCGACTAGCTCTTTTTCACGCTTATCAATCGCATCAAAATACGCCACACCCGTGGCACCATGAGGAATAGACGACTTGATATCTTTCGTCACATTTGTGAGTGATTCAGTCACGTAAATACGAGAGTTTGGCGTTGCAGCCAGCTCTTTGTCTTTGCTTTTGGCAACAAAGCCATTAACTAATAAGTTGTTCTCTGCGGTAGAGTTATGCTGAATATTGCCATACGCACAGTGGTGGTTAGTTACTACCAAGCCTTGCTCTGACAAAAACGATGCAGAGCAGCCCCCCAAGCTTACTATCGCGTTCATTGGGAATTGGCTTAAATCTGCCATTTTTTCTGGATTAAGCTTTAGACCCGCCGCTTTTAATTGTTTTTTGATTTGCGGTAATTGGTGAGGTTGCCACATACCCTCGTCTGCTTGTGCAGTCGCGCCAACAAGAGCCGAAAGTGCAATCCCTGTTGTCATTAACTTTTTAATCATTAGATTTCCTTGACCTTTTTGAGTGTCTTTAAGTTATAAAATAACATTTTTAGTGTTACCGATTTTTGTTCAAAAAGTAATCCCCTTTGAGACAAAACTAGATGAATTCACGATGATATTTGTCACTAAATGTAAACGGTTTGGTATCATGCCAAAAAGGCAGAGTATTGAGGGAAGTGGTGTTAGACATTTACGCAGGCCCAGCAGCAAAGCAACAAATTTTAGAGAGAGGCTTTCGGCCGGAAGATTTTTCCACGTTTTTGGGTGCGTCTGGTGGACCCAAGTGGTTTAGCTTATTTGGCTTAGACAAATATTTGTTTGGAGAGTTTTTTAAAGACTCGTTTCACTCAATGGACTTGATTGGCTCTTCTGCTGGTGCTTTTAGAGCCTCTTGTCTTGCTCAAAACGACCCTGTGCAGGCGATATCAGAGCTTGCATATCGTTATGCTGCGACTGATTTTGCGTTAGATGCAACTCCAACCGGTGTAACAAGGGCTGCGCAACAGTTACTTGGCCATATTCTTCCGACAGATAAGTGCCAGGAAGTACTTGATAACCCACAGCGTAGAGTTCACTTTTTGACGGCTCGTTGTTTAGGTTCCGTAGCCAATGAAAACAAATTAAAACAGGGGTTGGGCTTGGCCAAAAGCCTCATCAATAATGCAATCGGCCGACAACACCTAACAAAGCAATATCAACGCGTCATTTTTTCGAGCAATCCACAACCATTGTCTTTACAAGAAACGGCGGTCTTCACGACCGAAACCGTACCATTAAGCCAAGATAACTTTCATTCGGCATTATTAGCCAGCGGTGCTATCCCTATGGTGATGTTGGGTATACCTGATATTCCAGGAGCTCCAAAAGGTATGTATCGCGATGGCGGGATCATTGACTACCATTTTGATTTTACTGTGCAAAACGACGGCCTTACGCTATACCCTCATTTTAATAAAACCCCGAAGGCTGGCTGGTTTGACAAAAACCTAAAACGTACTGCCAGTGCCAAGCACTACGACAAAACAGTTATGCTGGTACCGTCTGATGAATTTGTAAGCCAATTGCCGTTTAGCAAAATACCAGATAGAACTGACTTTGAAAAAATGGATGCCACAACTAGAATTCGCTACTGGCATACGGTATTTGAAGAAACAGAAAGACTTGCTGAGTCGTTCGATAATATGGTCAAAAAGTTTGATCCGGCAAGGTTAAAGCCACTTGCGTTTTAAAAAAGCGGTTTAATTACTTAAAACGACTGTCGCAACCGCAACGTCTTGCTCGTCACTGATACTAAGTAAAACACTCTTCACTCCACGTTGACTGGCAATATCTTGTGCCTTT is a window from the Psychrosphaera ytuae genome containing:
- a CDS encoding ABC transporter ATP-binding protein, which gives rise to MSNHNVIKLSKLKFSYPQAPERTILSIGSWEVQRGEHVFLYGPSGSGKSTLLNILTGMVEPNSGSIAILDTDLATLKNKQKDKFRAQHIGFVFQQLNLIPYLSVRDNILLADYFTAKPAVKEQVEVHLLHLIESLQLPHSILSQPASQLSVGQQQRVAIARAMINKPELLIADEPTSALDQNSRDAFIELLFKLADESQATLVFVSHDKTLASHFGNVLDIESINQVQGQAQDVC
- the recJ gene encoding single-stranded-DNA-specific exonuclease RecJ, yielding MSLNIQRRVTSDTAFSSELHPVIAKIYSGRGITNPSEIKRKAGELLPVSTLKGIDDAVPLLHEALLQQQHITIVGDFDADGATSTALMMLGLRKLGFTRVSYKVPNRFDYGYGLSPELANDLIKTDTDLIITVDNGISCIAGIDIVKSAGIKVIVTDHHLAGHILPNADAIINPNQPGCEFASKNIAGVGVAFYLLLGFRAYLRDQGYYQSMQITPPNLAEYIDLVALGTVADVVKLDTNNRILVHQGLARIKSGLCRPGIRALLAMSNKDLNKVKSSDFGFVIGPRLNAAGRLDDMSFGIRCLLTEDYGQALKMAEDLNDLNNERKDIEQGMRLEAEAVVNDLTLSEGDVPAGICVYKPDWHQGVIGIVAGRLKEKYYRPTIAFAKADVSATGDSELKGSARSIPGLHIRDILDEVNTKYPGVILKFGGHAMAAGLSIIESKLAEFQSAFETVLNQHLTEDVLTQVILTDGELPADCFTVDFCQQLADAGPWGQGFAEPTFDGVFTIINQRLVGAKHLKLVLSDRHGQLFDGIHFNADLSQWPNPHCDQAQIVYQLDINEFRGNINVQLLVRDITQA
- a CDS encoding S46 family peptidase — protein: MIKKLMTTGIALSALVGATAQADEGMWQPHQLPQIKKQLKAAGLKLNPEKMADLSQFPMNAIVSLGGCSASFLSEQGLVVTNHHCAYGNIQHNSTAENNLLVNGFVAKSKDKELAATPNSRIYVTESLTNVTKDIKSSIPHGATGVAYFDAIDKREKELVADCEASQDYRCSVYSFHGGAEYFLIKQLAIRDVRLVYAPPSSIGKFGGDTDNWMWPRHTGDWSFYRAYVGKDGKPADYSEDNVPFKPDAFLKVNANGVDEGDYVMVLGYPGRTNRYRTDVEVENQFTNVYPRSKRLQEEYIDVIKANSEEGSDARIKYAGTIAGLANYAKNYGSMIESYNKGDMLERKRQLNNDLKAWINADKNRKAKYGKALDTLNALILESQKDQEADTLLGLVSRGSMMRVASNLYRLAHEKQKPNVERRRGFQDRDMRRFEQGMKVLNKRFDEQVDKALFLHFVKEYMTLPAEKRNETFDVYFGLDQGLDMKALEDKINKMYAETELTTAEARLAWMEKSVEDFEKSDDPFIQYAVTMYDVAMAKEEQDKALSGKLQQARPAYMEAMIAFKKSRGEAVYADANSSLRITYGNVKGYSPQDGLYATPFTSLEGMLAKYIPGDDEFDLFPNIREAIAAKKYGPYKNEKLGSVPVNYLSTLDITGGNSGSATLNDKGEFVGLVFDGVYESIIGDWDYDPKLNRAIHTSVPFMLWTMEYIDGAQNIIDEMTIVK
- a CDS encoding ABC transporter permease; the encoded protein is MFVNIAKQSLVNRKGTVLLTVLALTISIFVLLAVEHIRAQAKQSFSRTVSGVDLIVGPRTGPLNLLLGSVFRIGETGQAISWQTYQTLKDHPMVSWAAPIALGDSHKGHRVLATTSQYYEHFKYGNKQALSFAIGNEPQQDFDLVLGADIASKFNYQVGDDIVLSHGTGVTSFTHHDGTPFKVVGILDKTGTPVDQTLHINFHGLALMHGEEHEEHEEHEAHGHHGHDHDHSEHLLSAHKAADVDDNETKVSAIFVGLKARYASLIMQKWANDFKGEPISAILPGVALTQLWQIVGSIEVVLQVIAGLVLLTTLIGMSTMLLATMKERTREIAIFRTLGARPVFVFSLIQLEVIIITLVSMIVAVVVLWLGMMMAQQYLATQMGLFIDANVLTVETLWLLTFVLLGSVVIGMIPAVKAYKSSLHTSLQIKQ
- a CDS encoding patatin-like phospholipase family protein is translated as MLDIYAGPAAKQQILERGFRPEDFSTFLGASGGPKWFSLFGLDKYLFGEFFKDSFHSMDLIGSSAGAFRASCLAQNDPVQAISELAYRYAATDFALDATPTGVTRAAQQLLGHILPTDKCQEVLDNPQRRVHFLTARCLGSVANENKLKQGLGLAKSLINNAIGRQHLTKQYQRVIFSSNPQPLSLQETAVFTTETVPLSQDNFHSALLASGAIPMVMLGIPDIPGAPKGMYRDGGIIDYHFDFTVQNDGLTLYPHFNKTPKAGWFDKNLKRTASAKHYDKTVMLVPSDEFVSQLPFSKIPDRTDFEKMDATTRIRYWHTVFEETERLAESFDNMVKKFDPARLKPLAF